A genomic window from Henningerozyma blattae CBS 6284 chromosome 3, complete genome includes:
- the TBLA0C00260 gene encoding uncharacterized protein (similar to Saccharomyces cerevisiae YML131W; ancestral locus Anc_8.0) yields the protein MIVDAKQWVIKNEPTPGKPFNFDFKDKSSTFELITKKIDTDKLKEDEILVKTLLLSNDPAQKMWIASVDKNYAKGTSKGDQIPSRGIAKVIFSKNANYQINDIVSANVNWTNYNVISDFQFATKLNILPNTELFWYLSVFGGTSLTAYFIFYRYAELKEVEADYEKTYLISGAAGAVGSVCIQLALNVFKAKKVIAIAGGKEKVAFVESFGDRVIGVDYKDANYKEHLFKAAGGENTVDIFIDNIGSDTLEYGTTLLKPHGYLIVCGAISAYNDHSKFVYKSYASILTKRLTIKGLLLMDNRDQFPKAIEKLSLLIEENKLSVDKSATIVDALGDKFEDIPLIWNGLFNGINKGKLITKINDE from the coding sequence aTGATAGTAGATGCAAAGCAATGggttattaaaaatgaaccTACTCCAGGAAAACCTTTCAATTTTGACTTCAAAGATAAATCTTCTACTTTTGAATTGATCACTAAAAAGATTGATACAGATAAGTTGAAAGAAGACGAGATATTGGTCAAAACGCTGTTGCTTTCCAATGATCCGGCTCAGAAAATGTGGATTGCATCTGTCGACAAGAATTATGCAAAGGGCACTTCCAAAGGTGATCAAATCCCTTCTCGTGGTATAGCTAAAGTAatcttttctaaaaatgcaaattatcaaataaatgatattgTGTCAGCTAATGTTAATTGGACAAATTACAATGTAATTTCTGATTTCCAATTTGCCACAAAACTGAATATTTTGCCCAATACAGAATTGTTTTGGTATTTGTCAGTGTTTGGAGGCACGTCATTAACTGcttattttatcttttatagATATGCAGAATTAAAAGAGGTTGAAGCTGATTACGAGAAGACTTATTTGATTTCCGGTGCTGCCGGTGCAGTCGGTTCAGTATGCATTCAATTAGCTCTGAATGTCTTTAAAGCTAAGAAAGTGATTGCAATTGCTGGTGGTAAGGAAAAAGTGGCATTTGTAGAATCATTTGGAGATAGAGTCATTGGTGTGGATTATAAAGATGCCAACTATAAGGAACATTTGTTCAAAGCTGCAGGCGGTGAAAATACTGTGGATATTTTCATTGATAACATTGGAAGTGATACATTGGAGTATGGTACTACACTTTTAAAACCACATGGCTATTTAATCGTTTGTGGTGCTATCAGTGCTTATAACGATCATTCCAAATTTGTTTATAAATCGTATGCATCTATCTTAACAAAGAGATTGACAATAAAAGGATTGCTTTTGATGGACAATAGAGATCAATTCCCCAAagcaattgaaaaattatctcTGTTGATTgaggaaaataaattaagcGTTGATAAGAGTGCTACCATCGTAGATGCGTTAGGtgataaatttgaagatattCCTTTGATTTGGAATGGGCTATTTAATGGTATTAATAAAGGTAAGTTAATTactaaaataaatgatGAATAA